A part of Citrifermentans bremense genomic DNA contains:
- the oadA gene encoding sodium-extruding oxaloacetate decarboxylase subunit alpha, which translates to MAKTTKPLGITEVVLRDAHQSLFATRLRLDDMLPIAAKLDQVGYWSIEMWGGATFDSCIRFLGEDPWERLRELKKAMPNTPQQMLFRGQNILGYRHYADDVVEKFVERSAANGIDVFRVFDAMNDPRNLDTAIKAVIKQGKHAQGTLSYTVSPVDTIPKWVALAKRIEDMGAHSLCIKDMAGLMAPYAAYDLVKALKKGISIPIHMQCHATTGMSTAAYVKAIEAGVENVDTSISSMSMTYGHSPTETLAAIFADTDKATGLDTVLLQEIADYFTVVRKKYAKFEGSLKGVDARIITAQVPGGMLTNMESQLKEQNAGHKMDLVLAEIPKVREDLGMIPLVTPTSQIVGTQAVINVLTGERYKSMTKETAAVLKGEYGATSAPVNKELQRKVLAGADPITCRPADLLTAEMDKLTEELRGLSKEKHLKFGDHEVEDVLTYALFQQVGLKFLEHRDNPGMFEPVPSAEEAAPKKAAAAPELSGGDTYTVTGGGQTFVVQVAKATGAAAAAAAAASAVGGAAPAQASAAAAGKTIVSPLAGNVWKIECEPGQQVQEGDLLLILEAMKMENEIFADRDGVVSAIHIEEGTAVDIGAALVTIAGEGDAAACACAPAAAATAAGPAEGGVMAPLAGNVWKIEVNEGQAVQAGDLLLILEAMKMENEIFAEKDGVVSRIMIQEGNAVDIGQLLLTVE; encoded by the coding sequence ATGGCCAAGACAACGAAACCGTTAGGGATCACCGAAGTCGTCCTCAGGGACGCCCACCAGTCCTTGTTCGCGACCCGCCTGCGCCTGGACGACATGCTTCCCATCGCCGCCAAGCTGGACCAGGTCGGCTACTGGTCCATCGAGATGTGGGGGGGCGCGACCTTCGACTCCTGCATCCGCTTCCTGGGCGAGGACCCCTGGGAGCGCCTGCGCGAGCTGAAGAAGGCGATGCCCAACACGCCGCAGCAGATGCTGTTCAGGGGGCAGAACATCCTCGGCTACCGCCACTACGCGGACGACGTGGTCGAGAAGTTCGTGGAGCGCTCCGCGGCCAACGGCATCGACGTCTTCCGTGTCTTCGACGCCATGAACGACCCCCGCAACCTGGACACCGCCATCAAGGCGGTGATCAAGCAGGGCAAACATGCGCAGGGGACGCTCTCCTACACGGTGAGCCCGGTGGATACCATCCCCAAGTGGGTGGCGCTCGCCAAGCGCATCGAGGACATGGGGGCGCACTCGCTCTGCATCAAGGACATGGCGGGGCTCATGGCCCCCTACGCCGCCTATGACCTGGTGAAGGCGCTCAAGAAGGGGATCTCCATCCCGATCCACATGCAGTGCCATGCCACCACCGGCATGTCCACCGCGGCCTACGTGAAGGCGATCGAGGCGGGTGTCGAGAACGTCGATACCTCCATCTCCTCGATGAGCATGACCTACGGCCATTCGCCCACCGAGACGCTGGCCGCCATCTTCGCCGACACCGACAAGGCGACCGGCCTCGATACGGTGCTTTTGCAGGAAATCGCCGACTACTTCACCGTGGTGCGCAAGAAGTACGCGAAGTTCGAGGGCTCCCTCAAAGGGGTCGACGCCCGCATCATCACGGCGCAGGTCCCCGGCGGCATGCTCACCAACATGGAGAGCCAGCTCAAAGAGCAAAACGCCGGGCACAAGATGGACCTGGTGCTGGCCGAGATCCCGAAAGTCCGCGAGGACCTGGGGATGATCCCGCTGGTCACCCCGACCTCGCAGATCGTCGGCACCCAGGCGGTCATCAACGTCCTGACCGGCGAGCGCTACAAGTCGATGACCAAGGAGACCGCCGCCGTCCTCAAAGGGGAGTACGGAGCGACCTCTGCCCCGGTCAACAAGGAGCTGCAGCGGAAGGTTTTGGCCGGCGCCGACCCGATCACCTGCCGCCCGGCGGACCTCCTCACCGCGGAGATGGACAAGCTCACCGAGGAGCTGCGCGGCCTCTCCAAGGAGAAACACCTGAAGTTCGGCGACCACGAGGTGGAGGACGTGCTCACCTACGCGCTGTTCCAGCAGGTGGGGCTCAAGTTCCTGGAGCACCGCGACAACCCGGGCATGTTCGAGCCGGTACCCTCCGCCGAGGAAGCGGCGCCCAAGAAAGCGGCAGCAGCGCCTGAACTCTCCGGTGGCGACACCTACACCGTCACCGGCGGCGGCCAGACCTTCGTGGTCCAGGTGGCCAAGGCAACCGGCGCCGCCGCTGCGGCGGCTGCGGCAGCCTCGGCGGTTGGCGGAGCCGCACCGGCGCAGGCTTCCGCTGCAGCCGCAGGCAAGACCATCGTTTCGCCTTTGGCGGGCAACGTCTGGAAAATCGAGTGCGAGCCGGGCCAGCAGGTGCAGGAAGGCGATCTGCTCCTGATCCTGGAGGCGATGAAGATGGAGAACGAGATCTTCGCCGACCGTGACGGCGTAGTCAGCGCCATTCACATCGAGGAAGGTACCGCCGTCGACATCGGCGCGGCGCTCGTGACCATAGCCGGCGAGGGCGATGCCGCGGCCTGTGCATGCGCCCCGGCCGCCGCGGCCACAGCCGCCGGCCCGGCGGAGGGAGGGGTGATGGCGCCCCTGGCCGGCAACGTCTGGAAGATAGAAGTCAACGAGGGGCAGGCGGTGCAGGCAGGCGATCTGCTCCTGATCCTCGAAGCGATGAAGATGGAGAACGAGATCTTCGCCGAAAAGGACGGGGTTGTAAGCCGGATCATGATCCAGGAAGGAAACGCCGTAGATATCGGCCAGCTTCTTTTGACCGTCGAGTAA
- a CDS encoding acyl-CoA carboxylase subunit beta, which produces MARKQTPLRPYFEKMADIGKALSDAEVKRSQENVELVKEQVQLIEKETERVKNAGIPAKKVHDRGGMTIYDRLEYLIDAGTWAPLHTLYNPKENEEGCTGVVNGIGRIEGRWAVIIGFDNKVMAGAWIAGQSENILMVTDMAKRLNVPLVWLTNCSGVKLMEQETVYAGRRSSGAPFYRHADLNHLGIPILNGIYGTNPAGGGYQGISPTILLAHDGANIAVGGAGIVGGMNPKGHIDVEAAQALIDATRNFKAKDPGRVETHFDQTAYFREVHDTETGVLDGIKDYMRMMPAYDPAMFRVAAPAPPRFPVEDLNMILPANQKRPYDAIQILARLTDNSEFMEYRPDYGREVYTGIAKVDGFPVAFIGNRQGVFPGYPEYAKGSYPAVGGKHYREGLIKQAEFVTLCGRDNLPIVWLQDTTGIDVGDLAEEAELLALGQSLVYSIEQTDLSMMCVVLRKGTAAAHYIMCGPQANNNNAFTLGTPLTEIYVMHGETAAAASYARRLVKEQDSGNDLAPVIGKMNQMIQDYQEKSRPAYCATSGFVDEIVTLPDLRKYIQAFAGANYQNPKSITPVHQMLLPRIIRG; this is translated from the coding sequence ATGGCACGAAAGCAAACACCGCTACGCCCGTATTTCGAGAAGATGGCCGACATAGGCAAGGCGCTGAGCGATGCGGAAGTGAAACGCTCGCAGGAAAACGTGGAGCTCGTCAAGGAGCAGGTGCAGCTCATCGAGAAGGAGACCGAGCGGGTCAAAAACGCCGGCATCCCGGCCAAGAAGGTCCATGATCGCGGCGGCATGACCATCTACGACCGCCTCGAGTACCTGATCGACGCCGGGACCTGGGCGCCGCTGCACACGCTCTACAACCCCAAGGAGAACGAGGAAGGTTGCACCGGCGTCGTCAACGGTATCGGGCGTATCGAAGGGAGATGGGCGGTCATCATCGGTTTCGACAACAAGGTCATGGCGGGCGCCTGGATCGCCGGGCAGTCGGAGAACATCCTCATGGTCACCGACATGGCCAAGCGCTTGAACGTCCCGCTGGTCTGGCTCACCAACTGCTCCGGCGTGAAGCTCATGGAGCAGGAGACCGTCTACGCCGGCCGCCGCTCCAGCGGCGCTCCCTTCTACCGCCACGCCGACCTGAACCACCTCGGCATTCCCATCCTGAACGGCATCTACGGCACCAACCCCGCCGGCGGCGGCTATCAGGGGATCAGCCCGACCATCCTTTTAGCCCATGACGGCGCCAACATCGCCGTAGGGGGTGCGGGCATCGTCGGCGGCATGAACCCCAAGGGTCACATAGATGTCGAGGCAGCGCAGGCGCTGATCGACGCCACCCGCAACTTCAAAGCGAAAGATCCCGGCCGCGTCGAGACCCACTTCGACCAGACCGCCTACTTCCGCGAGGTCCACGACACGGAGACCGGCGTCCTCGACGGCATCAAGGATTACATGCGCATGATGCCCGCCTACGACCCGGCCATGTTCCGCGTCGCCGCCCCCGCGCCCCCGCGCTTCCCGGTCGAGGATCTCAACATGATCCTCCCGGCGAACCAGAAGCGCCCCTACGACGCCATCCAGATCCTCGCGCGCCTTACCGACAACAGCGAGTTCATGGAATACCGCCCCGATTACGGCCGCGAGGTCTACACCGGCATCGCCAAGGTCGACGGCTTCCCGGTCGCCTTCATCGGCAACCGCCAGGGTGTCTTCCCGGGCTACCCCGAGTACGCCAAGGGAAGCTACCCCGCCGTTGGCGGCAAGCACTACCGCGAGGGGCTCATCAAGCAGGCCGAGTTCGTGACGCTGTGCGGCCGCGACAACCTTCCCATCGTCTGGCTACAGGACACAACAGGCATCGACGTGGGGGATCTCGCCGAGGAAGCCGAGCTCCTGGCCCTGGGGCAGTCGCTGGTTTACTCCATCGAGCAGACCGACCTCTCCATGATGTGCGTCGTGCTCAGGAAGGGGACCGCCGCGGCCCATTACATCATGTGCGGCCCGCAGGCGAACAACAACAACGCCTTCACCCTGGGAACCCCGCTCACCGAGATCTACGTGATGCACGGCGAGACCGCGGCCGCCGCCTCCTACGCCCGCCGCCTGGTGAAGGAGCAGGATTCCGGCAACGACCTGGCACCGGTAATCGGCAAGATGAACCAGATGATCCAGGACTACCAGGAGAAGTCGCGCCCGGCCTACTGCGCCACCAGCGGATTCGTGGACGAGATCGTCACGCTTCCCGACCTGCGCAAGTACATCCAGGCCTTCGCCGGCGCGAATTATCAGAACCCGAAGTCGATCACCCCGGTGCACCAGATGCTCCTCCCGAGGATCATCAGGGGATAG
- a CDS encoding acyl-CoA dehydrogenase family protein, which yields MRFGLTDEQKMMQDMARDFAQKEILPTLKEDEINHTFRPELVKKMAGLGFFGCALPEEYGGNGCGFLESVILAEQLATVSGSSRLPLNMQNIGPSLTVNKFGTKEQKERFIPDWVSAESFGFFAITEPNSGSDVVSMGTTATDRGDHWEINGQKMWISNAHVGDWGLLYAVTDRAAKHKGMTCFIINLKGNEGIITAAIESKVGLHCAPTGEISFNQAKIPKDAVLGEVGQGFQICMWQLNNTRISCAAGALGIGAGAIEAAIGYANERTQFGKKIGSYQMIQASIAEMVAEHEAARLLVYQAAWLKDQGLPNQYQTSMAKLFASEAAVHAATETMKIFGSYGFSTEYPAERWLRDSMSLRTVEGTSNIQKTIIAGFALGDAVNR from the coding sequence ATGAGGTTCGGGCTAACGGATGAACAGAAGATGATGCAGGATATGGCGAGGGATTTCGCGCAGAAGGAAATCCTGCCCACGCTCAAGGAAGACGAGATAAACCACACCTTCCGCCCCGAACTGGTCAAGAAGATGGCCGGTCTGGGCTTTTTCGGCTGCGCCCTTCCTGAGGAATACGGCGGCAACGGCTGCGGCTTCCTGGAGTCCGTCATCCTGGCCGAGCAGTTGGCCACCGTAAGCGGCTCGTCGAGGCTGCCGCTGAACATGCAGAACATAGGTCCCTCCTTGACGGTCAACAAGTTCGGCACCAAGGAGCAGAAAGAGCGCTTCATCCCGGACTGGGTCAGCGCCGAGTCCTTCGGCTTCTTCGCCATCACCGAGCCCAACTCCGGCTCAGACGTCGTGAGCATGGGGACCACCGCCACCGACCGCGGCGACCATTGGGAGATCAACGGCCAGAAGATGTGGATCTCCAACGCCCACGTGGGTGACTGGGGGCTTCTCTATGCCGTCACCGACCGCGCCGCCAAGCATAAGGGGATGACCTGCTTCATCATCAACCTCAAGGGGAACGAGGGGATCATCACCGCCGCCATCGAGTCCAAGGTAGGGCTTCACTGCGCCCCGACCGGCGAGATCTCCTTCAACCAGGCGAAGATCCCCAAGGACGCGGTCCTGGGCGAGGTAGGGCAGGGTTTCCAGATCTGCATGTGGCAGCTGAACAACACCCGCATCAGCTGTGCGGCCGGAGCGCTCGGTATCGGAGCCGGCGCCATCGAGGCAGCCATCGGCTACGCCAACGAGAGGACCCAGTTCGGCAAGAAGATCGGCTCGTACCAGATGATCCAGGCCTCCATCGCCGAGATGGTTGCCGAGCACGAGGCGGCTCGTCTTCTGGTGTACCAGGCCGCCTGGCTCAAGGACCAGGGGCTTCCCAACCAGTACCAGACCTCGATGGCGAAGCTCTTTGCCTCCGAAGCAGCGGTCCACGCGGCGACCGAGACCATGAAGATCTTCGGGAGCTACGGCTTCTCCACCGAGTACCCGGCCGAGCGCTGGCTGCGCGACTCCATGTCGCTTAGGACCGTTGAAGGGACCAGCAACATCCAGAAGACCATCATCGCCGGCTTCGCCCTGGGCGACGCGGTGAATCGCTAG